From the genome of Uranotaenia lowii strain MFRU-FL chromosome 1, ASM2978415v1, whole genome shotgun sequence, one region includes:
- the LOC129738417 gene encoding sodium-dependent neutral amino acid transporter B(0)AT3 isoform X1, with protein sequence MANTAHLFRRQSSRDLIQQATVRSLDELELRELRSRLVRAENGNRNVVYGATNQAFISDDDPPMGRILDLGPSSAPPTAKVPPGRLPTQTSVIDAVVEESVVPERPEDERESWDSKWTFLLATIGYAVGLGNVWRFPYLAQKNGGGAFLVPYFVMLLIQGLPIFYLELAIGQRLRKGAIGVWHEVSAYLGGIGISSAFVSYIVALYYNTIIAWCLIYLLHSFESPLPWAECPKRLYSNFTYDIEPECVVSSPTKYYWYRQTLQASPSVNEPEDINYTVAIALITAWFLVYICMVQGITESSKIVYVTAIFPYVVLIIFFFRGITLKGASDGVAHLFTPRWEMILEPVVWLEAGTQIFFSLGLAFGGLIAFSSYNPANNNCYRDALVVSITNCSTSMFAGMVVFSVIGFKATSIFDSCVEERDTMLAANKTANLPVCDLQKELENSASGTGLAFIIFTEAINQFPMSQLWAVLFFLMLFTLGIDSQFGTLEGVTTSLVDMKLFPNLPKEVITGGLCLSCSILSMCFANGAGSYIFQLMDSFAGSYTLLIIAFFECISVSYIYGIKRFADDIELMTGSRPGLYWMLCWKYISPIAMITILTASFVELASKGSSYPGWNMLTGTTDSLEWPHWCIVVAILLVMVSILWIPGIAICRLCGINIIEDSEPAWFPSAELRDVHGIVPHEPTDIEISLFCIRPDGSEGLCCPTYGPREQPLDEDDEE encoded by the exons ATGGCTAACACGGCCCATTTGTTTCGTAGACAGAGCTCCCGGGATCTGATCCAGCAGGCCACCGTCCGAAGTTTGGATGAGTTGGAATTGAGG gAACTGCGAAGTCGACTGGTGCGGGCTGAGAATGGCAACCGGAATGTGGTCTATGGAGCCACCAATCAGGCGTTCATCAGCGATGACGATCCTCCGATGGGGAGAATTTTGGATTTGGGACCGAGTTCGGCCCCGCCCACAGCAAAAGTTCCTCCGGGACGGCTACCGACGCAGACATCCGTCATCGATGCAGTGGTCGAGGAATCCGTTGTCCCGGAAAGGCCGGAAGACGAGCGCGAAAGCTGGGACAGCAAGTGGACCTTCCTGCTGGCCACGATCGG CTACGCCGTGGGGTTGGGAAACGTCTGGAGATTCCCGTATCTAGCACAGAAAAATGGCGGAGGAGCCTTTCTGGTGCCGTACTTTGTAATGTTGCTGATACAAGGTTTGCCGATCTTCTACCTTGAGCTGGCGATCGGTCAACGACTTCGGAAGGGAGCGATCGGTGTTTGGCACGAGGTCTCAGCCTACCTGGGAGGAATCGGGATATCTTCGGCCTTCGTCAGCTACATCGTAGCCCTATACTACAACACCATCATAGCGTGGTGCCTGATCTATCTGCTGCACAGCTTCGAATCGCCACTTCCTTGGGCCGAATGTCCCAAGCGGTTGTACAGCAACTTCACCTATGACATCGAGCCGGAGTGCGTGGTTTCATCGCCGACCAAATACTACTGGTATCGGCAAACGTTGCAGGCCTCGCCAAGTGTCAACGAGCCAGAAGACATCAACTACACCGTAGCGATCGCGCTGATCACGGCCTGGTTCCTGGTGTACATCTGTATGGTCCAGGGAATAACCGAGTCGAGCAAAATCGTCTACGTTACTGCCATCTTCCCTTACGTCGTGTTGATCATCTTTTTCTTCCGCGGAATCACTCTGAAAG GAGCATCCGATGGAGTGGCGCATCTGTTCACACCGCGCTGGGAAATGATTCTTGAGCCGGTGGTGTGGCTCGAGGCCGGAACGCAAATCTTCTTCTCGCTGGGGCTGGCCTTCGGAGGCCTGATTGCGTTCAGCTCCTACAACCCGGCCAACAACAACTGCTACCGGGACGCGCTGGTTGTGTCCATCACCAACTGTAGCACCTCCATGTTTGCCGGGATGGTTGTGTTCTCGGTGATCGGCTTTAAG GCCACATCGATATTTGACTCGTGCGTGGAGGAACGGGACACAATGCTGGCGGCCAACAAAACTGCTAACTTGCCGGTGTGCGATCTGCAGAAAGAGCTCGAAAAT AGTGCTTCCGGAACCGGGTTAGCGTTTATCATCTTCACCGAGGCGATCAATCAGTTTCCGATGTCACAGCTGTGGGCGGTGCTTTTCTTCCTGATGCTATTCACGCTCGGTATCGATTCGCAGTTCGGAACACTGGAGGGCGTGACCACCTCGCTCGTCGACATGAAGCTGTTCCCCAATCTGCCCAAGGAAGTGATCACCGGG GGTCTCTGCTTGTCGTGTAGCATTCTGTCGATGTGCTTTGCCAATGGAGCCGGAAGCTACATTTTCCAGCTGATGGACAGCTTTGCCGGAAGCTACACCCTGCTGATAATTGCATTCTTTGAGTGCATATCAGTTAGCTACATCTATGGCATTAAAAG GTTCGCCGACGACATCGAGCTGATGACTGGCTCTAGGCCCGGTCTGTATTGGATGCTTTGCTGGAAGTACATATCGCCTATTGCGATGATCACCATTCTGACGGCGTCCTTCGTAGAACTGGCCTCAAAGGGGAGCAGCTACCCGGGCTGGAACATGCTAACCGGCACCACTGACAGCCTCGAGTGGCCCCATTGGTGCATAGTAGTTGCCATCCTGCTCGTAATGGTGTCAATTCTGTGGATCCCGGGCATAGCCATCTGTCG CTTGTGCGGCATCAATATAATCGAAGATTCGGAACCGGCCTGGTTCCCGTCGGCTGAGTTGAGGGATGTGCACGGTATTGTGCCACATGAACCGACCGACATTGAGATTTCGCTGTTCTGCATACGGCCGGACGGTTCCGAGGGTTTGTGCTGTCCTACGTACGGCCCCAGGGAACAACCGCTCGATGAAGACGATGAGGAGTAA
- the LOC129738417 gene encoding sodium-dependent neutral amino acid transporter B(0)AT3 isoform X2, with protein sequence MGRILDLGPSSAPPTAKVPPGRLPTQTSVIDAVVEESVVPERPEDERESWDSKWTFLLATIGYAVGLGNVWRFPYLAQKNGGGAFLVPYFVMLLIQGLPIFYLELAIGQRLRKGAIGVWHEVSAYLGGIGISSAFVSYIVALYYNTIIAWCLIYLLHSFESPLPWAECPKRLYSNFTYDIEPECVVSSPTKYYWYRQTLQASPSVNEPEDINYTVAIALITAWFLVYICMVQGITESSKIVYVTAIFPYVVLIIFFFRGITLKGASDGVAHLFTPRWEMILEPVVWLEAGTQIFFSLGLAFGGLIAFSSYNPANNNCYRDALVVSITNCSTSMFAGMVVFSVIGFKATSIFDSCVEERDTMLAANKTANLPVCDLQKELENSASGTGLAFIIFTEAINQFPMSQLWAVLFFLMLFTLGIDSQFGTLEGVTTSLVDMKLFPNLPKEVITGGLCLSCSILSMCFANGAGSYIFQLMDSFAGSYTLLIIAFFECISVSYIYGIKRFADDIELMTGSRPGLYWMLCWKYISPIAMITILTASFVELASKGSSYPGWNMLTGTTDSLEWPHWCIVVAILLVMVSILWIPGIAICRLCGINIIEDSEPAWFPSAELRDVHGIVPHEPTDIEISLFCIRPDGSEGLCCPTYGPREQPLDEDDEE encoded by the exons ATGGGGAGAATTTTGGATTTGGGACCGAGTTCGGCCCCGCCCACAGCAAAAGTTCCTCCGGGACGGCTACCGACGCAGACATCCGTCATCGATGCAGTGGTCGAGGAATCCGTTGTCCCGGAAAGGCCGGAAGACGAGCGCGAAAGCTGGGACAGCAAGTGGACCTTCCTGCTGGCCACGATCGG CTACGCCGTGGGGTTGGGAAACGTCTGGAGATTCCCGTATCTAGCACAGAAAAATGGCGGAGGAGCCTTTCTGGTGCCGTACTTTGTAATGTTGCTGATACAAGGTTTGCCGATCTTCTACCTTGAGCTGGCGATCGGTCAACGACTTCGGAAGGGAGCGATCGGTGTTTGGCACGAGGTCTCAGCCTACCTGGGAGGAATCGGGATATCTTCGGCCTTCGTCAGCTACATCGTAGCCCTATACTACAACACCATCATAGCGTGGTGCCTGATCTATCTGCTGCACAGCTTCGAATCGCCACTTCCTTGGGCCGAATGTCCCAAGCGGTTGTACAGCAACTTCACCTATGACATCGAGCCGGAGTGCGTGGTTTCATCGCCGACCAAATACTACTGGTATCGGCAAACGTTGCAGGCCTCGCCAAGTGTCAACGAGCCAGAAGACATCAACTACACCGTAGCGATCGCGCTGATCACGGCCTGGTTCCTGGTGTACATCTGTATGGTCCAGGGAATAACCGAGTCGAGCAAAATCGTCTACGTTACTGCCATCTTCCCTTACGTCGTGTTGATCATCTTTTTCTTCCGCGGAATCACTCTGAAAG GAGCATCCGATGGAGTGGCGCATCTGTTCACACCGCGCTGGGAAATGATTCTTGAGCCGGTGGTGTGGCTCGAGGCCGGAACGCAAATCTTCTTCTCGCTGGGGCTGGCCTTCGGAGGCCTGATTGCGTTCAGCTCCTACAACCCGGCCAACAACAACTGCTACCGGGACGCGCTGGTTGTGTCCATCACCAACTGTAGCACCTCCATGTTTGCCGGGATGGTTGTGTTCTCGGTGATCGGCTTTAAG GCCACATCGATATTTGACTCGTGCGTGGAGGAACGGGACACAATGCTGGCGGCCAACAAAACTGCTAACTTGCCGGTGTGCGATCTGCAGAAAGAGCTCGAAAAT AGTGCTTCCGGAACCGGGTTAGCGTTTATCATCTTCACCGAGGCGATCAATCAGTTTCCGATGTCACAGCTGTGGGCGGTGCTTTTCTTCCTGATGCTATTCACGCTCGGTATCGATTCGCAGTTCGGAACACTGGAGGGCGTGACCACCTCGCTCGTCGACATGAAGCTGTTCCCCAATCTGCCCAAGGAAGTGATCACCGGG GGTCTCTGCTTGTCGTGTAGCATTCTGTCGATGTGCTTTGCCAATGGAGCCGGAAGCTACATTTTCCAGCTGATGGACAGCTTTGCCGGAAGCTACACCCTGCTGATAATTGCATTCTTTGAGTGCATATCAGTTAGCTACATCTATGGCATTAAAAG GTTCGCCGACGACATCGAGCTGATGACTGGCTCTAGGCCCGGTCTGTATTGGATGCTTTGCTGGAAGTACATATCGCCTATTGCGATGATCACCATTCTGACGGCGTCCTTCGTAGAACTGGCCTCAAAGGGGAGCAGCTACCCGGGCTGGAACATGCTAACCGGCACCACTGACAGCCTCGAGTGGCCCCATTGGTGCATAGTAGTTGCCATCCTGCTCGTAATGGTGTCAATTCTGTGGATCCCGGGCATAGCCATCTGTCG CTTGTGCGGCATCAATATAATCGAAGATTCGGAACCGGCCTGGTTCCCGTCGGCTGAGTTGAGGGATGTGCACGGTATTGTGCCACATGAACCGACCGACATTGAGATTTCGCTGTTCTGCATACGGCCGGACGGTTCCGAGGGTTTGTGCTGTCCTACGTACGGCCCCAGGGAACAACCGCTCGATGAAGACGATGAGGAGTAA